In the Enterobacter cloacae subsp. cloacae ATCC 13047 genome, TATAATTATTACCATTTTTATTTCATGGCGGTAATTATCGTTTTTTCCGTGTTTTTACAGTGGCTGTTGAAATCTATGTGTATTAAAATCAGTATGTTATAAGATTAAACGCACGCCGATTCCGATGTGTGAAGTGAATGTTTTGCAGTGAATTATATTATTTCATGCTTTTTCTGACGTGACTGTTTGCTATGCAGTTATTACGTTCCGGTGTCAGTTTATGTCAATTTGCGCGCCATATCTTTACGAACGAGAGTTAATATAAACAGAAACTAAACCGCTTTCTATTATTTTGCTAAAGAGTGAATGGGCGATCACATTTTAAATTTATGTTAATTATGTGGCCGGGTTGTAATTAACCCGGCATCAGGAAAAGATTATTTTCGTGTGGCGTACCAGCACAGCAAAGAACCCACACAGACCATGATGGCGCCTTGCCAGAAGGAGAAGGAAAGTGGGGCGCTCAACAACAGCGCCGCCAGCGCAGCGGATAAGACCGGGGTAAAATAGGACACGGCTGCCAGCACCGTGACGTTACCGTGAAGGATCCCAATATTCCACGACGCATAGCCCAGCCCCAGTGCGACGCCGCACATGAGTAATTTCACCACCACCGGAACGCTGAAAACCATTTCCGGTTGATCGCTTAGGGCATATTTCACCCACAAACTCAGCGCGGTAAGCAACACAAAGAGCGTGATCCCGTTTTGTCCTTTGGCATATTTACTGGTTACCGTGCAGTACGCCGCCCAGATAAACGCGCCGGCAAATGCAAGGGCATAGCTGAGGGGGCTGGAGACAACATTGCGGATAATCTCATTCACCTGCAACCCCTGTTCGCCGCCCAATACCCAGCACACACCGAGTAAAGAGAGGGCTAATCCGGGGATCACCCACAGGGACGATTTCTGCCCGTTAAACAAAATGGCAAACACAATGGTCAGACTTGGCCAGAGATAATTCACCATGCCGACTTCAATCGCCTGTGAACGCGTAGCCGCATACCCTAACGACAGCGCCAGACAAATTTCGTAGCTCACAAACAGGAGGCTGCCGGCAATAAGATAGCCGGGAGTGAAGCGCCGGATTTGAGGAAATCCTACCGTCACCAGACAGAGAAAGCCGCTGACGGTATAGATCATGGCGGCACCCCCCACAGGCCCAAGCCCTTCACTCACGCTGCGAATGAGCCCCACCATGGTGCTCCATAACAAGATTGCTGCCAGCCCAGTCAGCGTTGCTCTTTTTCTGTCCATATCCTTGCCGCTACTCTCAAAACTAAAGGCAAAACTTATAGCACCGATCGCGCCCCGGTCGCGAATTATTCTCTTAAGCCGTTAATCAAAAAGAGGTATTTAAATGCGAGATGGCTGACTATTAAGGGGGCGAACACCGGCGACCTTGATTTGACGCAAAAAAAACAGGGGCTTTGCTGTTAGTTTGCGGCGCGAAGTCTTATCCGTAAATGAGGACAACAATGGACGTCAGCCGCAGACAATTTTTTAAAATCTGCGCGGGCGGTATGGCCGGAACAACAGCCGCGATGCTGGGATTCGCTCCCAAAATGGCGCTGGCTCAGGCGCGCAACTATAAACTGCTGCGTGCCAAAGAGATCCGTAACACCTGCACATACTGCTCCGTGGGTTGTGGGCTTTTAATGTATAGCCTGGGCGATGGCGCGAAGAACGCCAGAGAGGCCATTTATCATATTGAAGGGGATCCAGACCATCCGGTGAGCCGTGGGGCACTCTGCCCGAAAGGGGCGGGACTGCTGGACTACGTTCACAGCGAT is a window encoding:
- the yddG gene encoding aromatic amino acid DMT transporter YddG, which produces MDRKRATLTGLAAILLWSTMVGLIRSVSEGLGPVGGAAMIYTVSGFLCLVTVGFPQIRRFTPGYLIAGSLLFVSYEICLALSLGYAATRSQAIEVGMVNYLWPSLTIVFAILFNGQKSSLWVIPGLALSLLGVCWVLGGEQGLQVNEIIRNVVSSPLSYALAFAGAFIWAAYCTVTSKYAKGQNGITLFVLLTALSLWVKYALSDQPEMVFSVPVVVKLLMCGVALGLGYASWNIGILHGNVTVLAAVSYFTPVLSAALAALLLSAPLSFSFWQGAIMVCVGSLLCWYATRK